A stretch of Patescibacteria group bacterium DNA encodes these proteins:
- the rplE gene encoding 50S ribosomal protein L5: MLNTKEKYLKEVGPKMMKDFGYKNILSIPKIEKITLNVGLGKSLTNKDLVKVVESTLKRITGQTSVLTKAKKSISAFKIREGMVIGAKVTLRGKRMYDFLDKLIHITFPRVKDFHGIDVRKKHIDKMGGFSYGFKEHIVFPEIKADEVESIHGLEINMTTTSENPAETYFLLKYLGFPFIIDEEFEQKLKDQYFSKKNK, encoded by the coding sequence ATATTAAATACAAAAGAAAAATATCTAAAAGAAGTCGGACCAAAAATGATGAAAGATTTTGGTTATAAAAATATTCTTTCTATACCAAAGATTGAAAAGATTACATTAAATGTTGGACTTGGAAAATCTCTTACAAATAAAGACCTTGTAAAGGTAGTTGAGAGTACTCTAAAAAGAATAACAGGTCAGACATCAGTTCTTACAAAAGCAAAAAAGTCTATTTCAGCATTTAAAATTAGAGAAGGTATGGTAATTGGAGCAAAAGTTACTTTAAGGGGTAAAAGAATGTATGATTTTCTTGATAAATTGATTCATATTACATTTCCTAGAGTAAAAGATTTTCATGGAATAGACGTAAGAAAAAAACATATAGATAAAATGGGAGGTTTTTCATATGGATTCAAAGAACATATAGTATTTCCTGAAATAAAAGCAGATGAAGTAGAATCAATACATGGATTGGAAATTAATATGACAACTACATCAGAAAATCCTGCAGAAACTTATTTTCTATTAAAATATTTAGGATTTCCTTTTATTATAGATGAAGAGTTTGAACAGAAGTTAAAAGATCAGTATTTTTCTAAAAAGAATAAATAA
- a CDS encoding type Z 30S ribosomal protein S14, whose product MATKAQIVKSNSKPKYSTRSNNRCWRCGRGRSYMSDFGICRICFRELASKGELPGVKKSSW is encoded by the coding sequence ATGGCTACAAAAGCACAAATAGTAAAATCAAATAGTAAACCAAAATACTCAACACGATCAAATAATAGATGTTGGCGTTGTGGAAGAGGTAGATCTTATATGAGTGATTTTGGAATATGTAGAATATGTTTTAGAGAATTAGCAAGTAAAGGTGAATTACCAGGAGTAAAAAAAAGTAGTTGGTAA
- the rpsH gene encoding 30S ribosomal protein S8: MMTDPIADMLTRIRNAQAVKKQEVVFPFSKIKYEIAKLLVRENFIESAEKISENKFDQIKIVLKYKENGKPFVEHIKRISKPGQRVYINNGEIPNVLNDLGLAILSTSQGIMTNKKARRMQIGGELLFEIW, translated from the coding sequence ATGATGACAGACCCAATAGCAGATATGCTAACTAGAATCAGAAATGCTCAGGCTGTAAAAAAGCAAGAGGTTGTTTTTCCTTTTTCTAAAATAAAATATGAAATAGCAAAACTGCTCGTAAGGGAGAATTTTATAGAATCTGCTGAAAAGATTTCTGAAAATAAGTTTGATCAAATAAAGATAGTTTTGAAATACAAAGAAAATGGAAAACCATTTGTAGAACATATAAAGAGAATCAGTAAGCCGGGTCAGAGAGTTTATATAAATAACGGAGAAATACCAAATGTTTTAAATGATTTAGGTTTGGCAATATTATCTACATCTCAAGGTATTATGACAAACAAGAAGGCAAGAAGAATGCAAATAGGTGGAGAATTATTATTTGAAATTTGGTAG
- the rplF gene encoding 50S ribosomal protein L6: protein MSRIGKQPVNIPENVQVKIESGVIYVDGPKGKLNQNLVPNVNVEIKESQIIVSVDNPKNKEQRAKWGLQRSLINNMVIGVTNTFEKKLEINGVGYKASISGQKLTILAGYSHPVDYDLPEGISGSVEKNLITIVGIDKQLVGTVADKIRKIRKPEPYKGKGIRYFGEVVRRKEGKTSKS from the coding sequence ATGTCAAGAATAGGCAAACAACCAGTAAATATTCCAGAAAATGTTCAAGTAAAAATTGAATCAGGTGTTATTTATGTTGATGGACCAAAGGGAAAGTTGAATCAAAATTTGGTACCAAATGTAAATGTGGAAATAAAAGAATCACAAATTATTGTAAGTGTTGATAATCCAAAGAACAAAGAGCAAAGAGCAAAATGGGGACTACAAAGAAGTCTTATAAATAATATGGTTATTGGAGTCACAAATACTTTTGAAAAAAAGTTAGAAATAAATGGAGTTGGATATAAGGCCAGTATTAGCGGTCAAAAATTGACAATACTTGCTGGATATTCTCATCCCGTAGATTATGATTTACCAGAAGGAATAAGTGGATCAGTAGAAAAAAATTTAATAACAATTGTAGGTATAGATAAGCAGTTAGTAGGAACTGTAGCTGATAAAATAAGAAAAATTAGAAAACCAGAGCCTTATAAGGGTAAGGGTATAAGATATTTTGGAGAAGTAGTAAGAAGAAAAGAAGGAAAAACTTCTAAGAGTTAA
- the rplR gene encoding 50S ribosomal protein L18, translating to MDKNIKKDVSKKRIHNRVRSVVIGTAVRPRMSVFFSLKHSYVQLIDDENSKTLISANDKELKLNGKNIKIAEELGKLIAKKAKEIKIENVVFDRGSKKYHGKVKALADTARAEGLNF from the coding sequence ATGGATAAAAATATTAAAAAAGATGTTTCAAAGAAAAGAATTCATAATAGAGTTAGATCTGTTGTAATAGGTACTGCAGTAAGACCAAGAATGAGTGTATTTTTCAGTTTAAAACATTCATATGTTCAGCTTATTGATGATGAGAACAGTAAAACACTTATTAGCGCTAATGATAAAGAGTTGAAATTAAATGGTAAGAATATTAAGATAGCAGAAGAACTTGGAAAATTAATAGCAAAAAAAGCAAAAGAAATAAAAATTGAGAATGTTGTTTTCGATAGAGGATCTAAAAAATATCATGGCAAAGTAAAGGCATTGGCTGATACTGCCAGAGCAGAGGGTTTAAATTTTTAA